The following are encoded together in the Xanthomonas vesicatoria ATCC 35937 genome:
- a CDS encoding slipin family protein, which produces MFWTKRVVIGDGERGLVYRNRRFERVLVPGVYRLFDPLSRTEVSVHTIHRDDEVGHDADMLIDTLGAALPQHFVLADIGTAQVGLLIRNGKLDQVLPPGTRALYWRDAAIEVQTLPLGDGLQVPGDVQRRLRQLGTLSRVAACMDVPAESQGLVLVDGRLMAPFGPGAYAFWNFQKNVSTEVIDLRVQSVEVSGQELLTRDKVSLRVNLAASMRVTDAVAMRTRVAKAGDYLYRELQYGLRRAVASKTLDELLADKASLDADIFGYVRGSVGGFGIDVLGVGVKDVILPGEMRAILNAVVQAEKQAQANVIRRREEANATRSLLNTAKLIEDSPVLMRLKELEALEKVTEKIDRLTVFGGLDGVLKQLVTLR; this is translated from the coding sequence ATGTTCTGGACCAAGAGGGTCGTGATCGGCGACGGCGAGCGCGGCCTGGTGTATCGAAATCGTCGGTTCGAGCGCGTGCTCGTGCCCGGTGTCTACCGCCTGTTCGACCCGCTGAGCCGTACCGAGGTCAGCGTGCACACCATCCACCGCGACGATGAGGTCGGCCACGATGCCGACATGCTGATCGACACGCTGGGCGCCGCATTGCCGCAGCACTTCGTGCTGGCCGACATCGGCACCGCGCAGGTGGGCCTGCTGATCCGCAACGGCAAGCTGGACCAGGTGCTGCCACCGGGCACCCGCGCGCTGTACTGGCGCGACGCCGCCATCGAGGTACAGACCCTGCCGTTGGGCGATGGGTTGCAGGTGCCGGGCGATGTGCAGCGGCGTTTGCGTCAGCTCGGCACCTTGTCGCGCGTGGCCGCGTGCATGGACGTGCCCGCCGAGTCGCAAGGGCTGGTGTTGGTCGACGGCAGGCTGATGGCACCGTTCGGCCCCGGCGCATACGCCTTCTGGAATTTCCAGAAGAACGTATCCACCGAGGTGATCGACCTGCGCGTGCAGTCAGTCGAGGTATCGGGACAGGAGCTGTTGACGCGCGACAAGGTGTCGTTGCGGGTCAATCTGGCAGCGAGCATGCGCGTGACCGATGCCGTGGCGATGCGTACGCGTGTGGCCAAGGCGGGCGACTACCTGTACCGCGAACTGCAGTACGGGTTGCGCCGCGCGGTTGCGTCCAAGACGCTGGACGAGTTGCTGGCCGACAAGGCATCGCTGGATGCGGACATCTTCGGCTACGTGCGTGGCAGCGTCGGGGGTTTCGGTATCGACGTGCTCGGCGTGGGCGTCAAGGACGTGATCCTGCCCGGTGAGATGCGAGCGATCCTCAATGCGGTCGTGCAGGCGGAGAAGCAGGCGCAAGCCAATGTGATCCGCAGGCGCGAGGAGGCCAACGCCACCCGCTCGTTGCTCAACACCGCCAAGCTGATCGAAGACAGCCCGGTGCTGATGCGACTGAAGGAGCTGGAGGCGCTGGAAAAGGTCACCGAAAAGATCGACAGGCTCACCGTGTTCGGCGGCCTGGATGGCGTGCTGAAGCAGTTGGTGACGCTCAGATAG
- a CDS encoding RtcB family protein, producing the protein MSTSQHFEWLHAEGSTTPIKGWVRGVPLEEQAHAQLRNIAAVPFVGPWVAVMPDVHLGKGATVGSVIPTRGAIIPAAVGVDIGCGMAAVRTTLRANDLPDNLAQLRSSIERSVPVGNGRGGEHRKLPDSIQTRITQSGLVQRLDAIKQQHRRIRTDKLECQIGTLGGGNHFIELCLDETDAVWVMLHSGSRGTGNLIGTYFIERAREQLAHRVLGFHLPDKDLAFFMQDEPLFDEYVEAVSWAQDYARENREAMMARVLAEMRHRLPKFQLEKLAVNCHHNYVQTETHHGEELLITRKGAVSARRGELGIIPGSMGTRSYIVRGLGNAESFHSCSHGAGRVMSRTAARAQITLAQHREATAHVECRKDAAVIDESPAAYKSIDAVMAAQQDLVEVMHTLRQVVCIKG; encoded by the coding sequence ATGAGTACTTCACAACATTTCGAATGGCTGCATGCCGAAGGCAGCACCACCCCGATCAAGGGCTGGGTGCGCGGCGTGCCGCTGGAAGAACAAGCCCATGCGCAGTTGCGCAATATCGCCGCCGTCCCGTTCGTCGGGCCTTGGGTGGCAGTGATGCCCGACGTGCACCTGGGCAAGGGCGCAACCGTGGGCTCGGTGATCCCGACCCGTGGCGCCATCATCCCGGCGGCCGTCGGTGTGGATATCGGCTGCGGCATGGCCGCGGTGCGCACCACGCTGCGTGCCAACGACCTGCCCGACAATCTGGCGCAACTGCGCTCCAGCATCGAGCGTAGCGTGCCGGTGGGCAACGGTCGCGGCGGCGAGCATCGCAAGCTGCCCGACAGCATCCAAACCCGCATTACGCAGTCGGGGCTCGTGCAGCGCCTGGATGCGATCAAGCAGCAACACCGGCGCATCCGCACCGACAAGCTGGAATGCCAGATCGGCACGCTCGGCGGCGGCAACCATTTCATCGAACTGTGTCTGGACGAGACAGACGCCGTGTGGGTGATGTTGCACAGCGGCTCGCGCGGTACCGGCAACCTGATCGGCACCTACTTCATCGAGCGGGCGCGTGAGCAGCTGGCACACCGCGTGCTGGGCTTTCATCTGCCCGACAAGGACCTGGCCTTCTTCATGCAGGACGAGCCGTTGTTCGATGAGTACGTGGAAGCGGTGTCCTGGGCACAGGACTACGCCCGCGAAAATCGCGAAGCGATGATGGCGCGGGTGTTGGCGGAGATGCGTCACCGCCTGCCCAAGTTCCAGCTGGAGAAGCTGGCAGTCAACTGCCACCACAACTACGTGCAGACCGAGACCCACCATGGCGAGGAACTGCTGATCACCCGTAAGGGCGCGGTGAGCGCACGTCGCGGCGAGTTGGGGATCATTCCCGGCAGCATGGGCACGCGCAGCTATATCGTGCGCGGGCTGGGCAACGCGGAGAGCTTCCACAGCTGCAGCCACGGTGCGGGACGGGTGATGAGCCGAACCGCAGCGCGTGCTCAGATCACGCTGGCTCAGCATCGCGAGGCCACCGCACATGTGGAGTGCCGTAAGGATGCTGCAGTGATCGATGAATCGCCTGCAGCGTACAAGTCGATCGATGCGGTGATGGCCGCGCAGCAGGATCTGGTCGAGGTCATGCACACGCTGCGCCAGGTGGTGTGCATCAAGGGATAA
- a CDS encoding alpha/beta hydrolase family protein, translating to MEAKLSSIDIPVDHDALSGTLLTPTGIPAVLFVHGWGGSQHHSLVRAREAVGLGCICMTFDLRGHEGHASMRQTVTRAQNLQDIIAAYDQLAALPYVDQQSIAVVGLSYGGYLSALLTRERPVEWLALRSPALYKDAHWDQPKVSLNADPDLSAYRQLTLTPDDNIALAACAAYTGDVLLVEAENDVIVPHPVLRNYADAFVNARSLTSRVIAGADHALSVKEHQQEYTRALIDWLTEMVVGRRIALAKEVVAARKQMLKQQGDAAPVGQDALAFRGDIRAVENTSG from the coding sequence ATGGAAGCCAAACTTTCCAGCATCGACATTCCGGTCGATCACGACGCGCTCAGCGGCACCTTGCTCACGCCCACCGGCATTCCGGCGGTGCTGTTCGTCCACGGCTGGGGCGGCAGCCAGCATCACAGCCTGGTGCGAGCGCGCGAGGCGGTGGGCTTGGGCTGCATCTGTATGACCTTCGATCTGCGCGGCCACGAAGGCCATGCTTCGATGCGGCAGACCGTCACCCGCGCGCAGAACCTGCAAGACATCATCGCCGCCTACGATCAGCTGGCGGCGCTTCCGTATGTAGATCAACAGTCGATCGCCGTGGTCGGCTTGAGTTATGGCGGCTACCTGTCGGCGCTGCTGACGCGCGAGCGCCCGGTGGAATGGCTGGCGTTGCGTTCCCCCGCGCTGTACAAGGACGCGCATTGGGACCAACCCAAGGTCAGCCTCAATGCCGATCCGGACCTGAGCGCGTACCGCCAACTTACACTGACGCCCGATGACAACATCGCACTGGCGGCCTGCGCTGCATACACCGGCGATGTATTGCTGGTCGAAGCCGAAAACGATGTCATCGTGCCGCATCCGGTGCTGCGCAACTATGCCGATGCTTTCGTCAATGCGCGCTCGCTGACCTCGCGCGTGATTGCAGGTGCGGACCATGCATTGAGCGTCAAGGAGCATCAGCAGGAGTACACCCGCGCGCTGATCGACTGGTTGACCGAAATGGTGGTGGGCCGCCGGATTGCCCTGGCCAAGGAAGTGGTGGCCGCACGCAAGCAGATGCTCAAACAGCAGGGCGATGCGGCACCGGTGGGGCAGGACGCGCTGGCGTTTCGCGGCGATATCCGCGCAGTGGAAAACACTTCGGGTTGA
- a CDS encoding DUF3182 family protein, with translation MADPPYGLVRGHTTRAVPAQGHERATHAWVCSEIARLLGARDGGLGDSAIPDEDAEYRTLHVPDDTLTIEQAQALGIDDARGLLGGIVPHAFVATKVIGHPLIGETAAHIDGWNQALATALVPATLPGYTVFSREDALHALDLLLAEGGVRLKLPTGVGGNGQWRITGAAALLQALDTLPEEYLRTHGAVLERNILQPVTHSVGELSVAGIQIAYYGTQCSVRNVQGDEVYGGSSLHVHRGSLEALLATTLPPLQRRVVEQACRYDRCIVAATAGLHISRRNYDVVSGEDAHAGSVCGVLEQSWRIGGATPAELAAIACFQQHAGRHWVRASTHEIYAGEPPADAQVYYRATQPGAGPRYKYRRVSTD, from the coding sequence ATGGCGGATCCGCCATATGGACTGGTGCGTGGACACACCACACGCGCCGTGCCTGCGCAGGGTCATGAGCGTGCCACGCATGCGTGGGTGTGTAGCGAGATTGCACGGCTGCTTGGTGCGCGCGATGGCGGGCTAGGGGATAGCGCGATACCCGACGAAGACGCCGAGTACCGCACCTTGCATGTCCCCGACGACACCTTGACCATCGAACAAGCGCAGGCATTAGGAATCGACGATGCGCGCGGCTTGCTTGGCGGCATTGTGCCGCATGCGTTTGTCGCGACCAAGGTCATCGGTCACCCGTTGATTGGCGAGACGGCCGCGCACATCGATGGCTGGAATCAGGCACTGGCCACCGCGCTGGTGCCAGCGACCTTGCCAGGCTACACCGTGTTTTCGCGGGAAGATGCCCTGCACGCTTTGGATCTGTTGTTGGCCGAAGGTGGCGTGCGTTTGAAGCTACCCACCGGCGTCGGTGGCAACGGACAATGGCGTATTACCGGCGCTGCCGCGCTGTTGCAGGCGTTGGACACGTTGCCGGAGGAGTACTTGCGCACCCACGGCGCTGTGCTGGAGCGCAATATCCTGCAGCCGGTAACGCATAGCGTGGGGGAGCTAAGTGTGGCCGGTATCCAGATCGCGTATTACGGCACGCAATGCAGCGTGCGCAATGTGCAGGGCGATGAGGTCTACGGAGGATCATCGCTGCATGTGCATCGCGGCTCCCTGGAAGCGCTGCTGGCCACGACGTTGCCGCCTTTGCAGCGGCGCGTTGTGGAACAGGCATGCCGCTACGATCGCTGCATCGTCGCTGCCACGGCCGGCTTGCATATTTCGAGGCGCAATTACGATGTGGTCAGCGGCGAAGACGCGCATGCCGGGTCTGTCTGCGGTGTGCTGGAGCAATCCTGGCGGATTGGCGGCGCGACACCGGCCGAGCTCGCGGCGATCGCTTGTTTTCAGCAGCACGCCGGCCGGCACTGGGTGCGCGCCTCCACACACGAAATCTATGCAGGCGAACCACCGGCCGATGCACAGGTGTATTACCGTGCAACCCAGCCTGGCGCCGGTCCGCGCTACAAATACCGAAGGGTCTCAACCGACTGA
- a CDS encoding DUF4142 domain-containing protein, giving the protein MKSTFVAASLLAMLTLTACDRPGGDASRTAPAVSPEPTAAPVSGSGATELAKGDGGALGVLAAIDENEIALAKQAIEQDLGGATSEFAQQMLHDHEANLEKTKALGAKDSPRADAMRAKGKAAVEALSKTLTLPDGKDAYRNAFMRNMVMDHGDTIKIIDAELLPAAESAPVKQHLEETRRVVSAHFERAHAVSSSK; this is encoded by the coding sequence ATGAAATCCACTTTTGTTGCTGCATCGTTGCTTGCCATGTTGACCCTTACCGCCTGCGACCGCCCCGGTGGCGACGCTTCGCGCACTGCACCTGCCGTATCGCCCGAGCCGACCGCCGCACCTGTGAGCGGAAGCGGCGCCACAGAACTGGCGAAGGGAGATGGCGGCGCGCTGGGCGTACTGGCGGCGATCGACGAGAACGAGATCGCGCTGGCCAAGCAGGCCATCGAACAGGACCTGGGTGGCGCGACTAGCGAGTTCGCGCAGCAGATGTTGCATGACCACGAGGCCAATCTCGAGAAGACCAAGGCGCTGGGCGCGAAAGACAGCCCGCGGGCGGATGCGATGCGCGCCAAGGGCAAGGCTGCGGTGGAAGCATTGTCCAAGACGCTCACCCTGCCTGACGGCAAGGATGCGTACCGCAATGCCTTCATGCGCAACATGGTCATGGACCACGGCGACACCATCAAGATCATCGACGCCGAACTGCTGCCCGCCGCGGAGAGCGCGCCGGTCAAGCAGCATCTGGAAGAGACCCGCCGCGTGGTATCGGCGCACTTCGAACGCGCCCACGCAGTGTCGTCGTCGAAGTAA
- a CDS encoding TIGR01777 family oxidoreductase yields the protein MRLLITGGTGFIGQALCPALLHAGHQVSVLTRDTRRASRTLPGVNAVDTLAGVQADAVINLAGEPLAAGRWTDARKQRFRDSRLGITRQLHDWIAQQPAEQRPSVLISGSAVGYYGERGDTALTEADAAGDDFSAVLCCDWEAEAARIGTLGPRVSWVRTGIVLDRDGGALARMLPAFQLGGGGPFGNGRHWMSWIHRADMVALLIWLLQHGQPGAYNATAPNPVNNAEFARTLAKVLHRPALLALPAGLLRLGFGEMADLLLISQRVLPQRALDAGFRFQYPQLEPALRAILQR from the coding sequence ATGCGTTTGCTCATCACCGGCGGCACCGGCTTCATCGGCCAGGCCTTGTGCCCGGCGCTGCTGCATGCCGGCCATCAGGTCAGCGTGCTGACGCGCGACACCCGCCGCGCCAGCCGTACCCTGCCCGGCGTGAACGCTGTCGACACGCTGGCCGGGGTGCAGGCCGATGCCGTCATCAATCTGGCCGGCGAACCGTTGGCCGCCGGCCGCTGGACCGATGCCCGCAAACAACGCTTTCGCGATTCGCGACTGGGCATCACCCGCCAACTGCATGACTGGATTGCGCAACAGCCAGCCGAGCAGCGCCCGTCGGTGCTGATCTCCGGCTCGGCGGTGGGCTATTACGGCGAGCGCGGCGACACCGCCCTGACCGAAGCAGATGCTGCGGGCGATGACTTTTCGGCCGTGCTGTGCTGCGACTGGGAAGCCGAAGCCGCCCGCATCGGTACACTTGGCCCTCGCGTGAGCTGGGTGCGCACCGGCATCGTGCTGGACCGCGATGGCGGCGCGCTGGCGCGCATGCTGCCGGCGTTTCAGCTGGGCGGTGGCGGGCCGTTCGGCAACGGCCGGCACTGGATGAGCTGGATCCATCGCGCCGACATGGTGGCGTTGCTGATCTGGCTGCTGCAGCACGGCCAGCCCGGCGCCTACAACGCCACTGCGCCCAACCCGGTCAACAATGCCGAGTTCGCACGCACGCTGGCCAAGGTGCTGCACCGCCCGGCGCTGCTGGCGCTGCCGGCTGGGCTGCTGCGGCTGGGCTTCGGTGAAATGGCCGACCTGCTGCTGATCAGTCAGCGCGTGTTGCCGCAACGCGCGCTCGATGCCGGGTTCCGCTTCCAGTACCCGCAGCTGGAGCCGGCATTACGCGCGATCCTGCAGCGCTAA
- a CDS encoding response regulator transcription factor gives MHLLLVEDDTMLANAICDGVRQQSWTIDHVGSANAAKTALVDHRYTAVLLDIGLPGESGLTVIRFLRSHYDATPVIALTARGQLTDRIRGLDAGADDYLVKPFQFDELMARLRAITRRSQGRVVPVLSQGDVCVDPSSRKVTRAGTWVALSAHEYRLLLALMERAGRVVTKDQLEESVYGGPSEGGSNMIAVYVHQLRRKLGDELISTVYGQGYMIGKAPE, from the coding sequence ATGCACCTGCTCCTTGTCGAAGACGACACCATGCTGGCCAATGCCATCTGCGACGGCGTACGCCAGCAGAGCTGGACCATCGACCATGTCGGCAGCGCCAACGCGGCCAAGACCGCACTGGTGGATCACCGCTACACCGCGGTGTTGCTGGATATCGGCCTGCCCGGCGAATCCGGGCTGACGGTGATCCGCTTCCTGCGCAGTCACTATGACGCCACCCCGGTGATCGCGCTGACCGCGCGCGGCCAGCTCACCGACCGCATTCGCGGGCTGGATGCCGGCGCCGACGATTACCTGGTCAAGCCCTTCCAGTTCGATGAACTGATGGCGCGGCTACGCGCGATCACCCGGCGCAGCCAGGGCCGCGTGGTGCCGGTGCTCAGCCAGGGCGATGTCTGCGTGGACCCGAGCAGCCGCAAGGTCACCCGCGCCGGCACCTGGGTGGCATTGAGCGCGCACGAATATCGATTGCTGCTGGCATTGATGGAGCGTGCCGGGCGCGTGGTCACCAAGGATCAGCTGGAGGAAAGCGTGTATGGCGGCCCGTCCGAAGGCGGCAGCAACATGATTGCGGTGTATGTGCATCAGTTGCGGCGCAAGCTGGGCGACGAGCTGATTTCCACCGTCTACGGCCAGGGCTACATGATCGGCAAGGCACCGGAATGA
- a CDS encoding ATP-binding protein, giving the protein MTSLQARMLAALAAIVVLSWSTSLWILIALVTQGHHSVVEQDLNLLGDRLVSALPDALERRFDTANDAIGAPNGATATTGTTSSRMSLNQTLTAVVLNTLQLAVLGMLVWWAVRTSLRPLRAVSLAIAQRTGLDTEPVPLERVPDEIRPLIASFNTLLARVEKAVQVERDFVADAAHELRTPLSALHAYAEVALRAPTLEAKDAALHQLLETARRSNRLAEQLLDLARLDAGISTAAYHQVEMGKLISHVLDEFSVQADARQINLQVEASPCLLRCDVDAVGILIRNLVDNAIRYGRIRGTVEVSCGYCLRADVLHPFVQVSDDGPGVPEAAHASIFERFYRVPGGQVQGSGIGLSLVAGIARLHGATIETSDGSEGRGLCVRVVFAGNSAPTAEGS; this is encoded by the coding sequence ATGACCTCCTTGCAGGCGCGCATGCTGGCGGCGTTGGCGGCCATCGTTGTGCTGAGCTGGTCGACGTCGCTGTGGATCCTGATCGCGCTGGTCACCCAGGGCCACCACAGCGTGGTTGAGCAGGACCTCAACCTGCTTGGCGACCGCCTGGTCAGCGCATTGCCCGATGCGCTGGAACGGCGCTTCGACACGGCCAACGATGCCATCGGCGCCCCGAATGGCGCCACCGCGACGACGGGCACAACGTCCTCGCGCATGAGCCTCAACCAGACGCTGACCGCCGTTGTCCTGAACACCTTGCAGCTGGCGGTCCTGGGCATGCTGGTGTGGTGGGCGGTACGCACCTCGCTCAGGCCATTGCGTGCGGTCTCGCTCGCCATTGCGCAGCGCACCGGCCTGGATACCGAACCGGTGCCGTTAGAGCGGGTGCCGGATGAAATCCGTCCGCTGATCGCCTCGTTCAACACCTTGCTGGCGCGCGTCGAAAAAGCCGTGCAGGTCGAGCGCGATTTCGTTGCCGATGCCGCACACGAACTGCGCACACCCTTGTCGGCATTGCATGCGTATGCAGAGGTCGCCCTGCGCGCGCCCACGCTGGAGGCCAAGGACGCGGCGCTGCATCAGTTGCTGGAGACCGCACGCCGCAGCAACCGCCTAGCCGAGCAACTGCTGGATCTGGCGCGACTGGACGCCGGCATCAGTACTGCCGCCTATCATCAGGTCGAGATGGGCAAATTGATCTCGCATGTACTGGACGAGTTCAGCGTGCAGGCGGATGCGCGTCAGATCAATCTGCAGGTAGAAGCATCGCCGTGCCTGTTGCGCTGCGATGTGGATGCGGTGGGCATCCTGATCCGCAATCTGGTCGACAACGCCATCCGCTACGGGCGCATCCGCGGCACGGTGGAAGTAAGTTGCGGCTACTGCCTGCGTGCCGATGTGCTGCACCCCTTCGTCCAGGTGAGCGATGACGGCCCCGGTGTGCCCGAAGCTGCGCACGCGTCCATTTTTGAGCGCTTTTATCGTGTTCCCGGCGGCCAAGTGCAGGGCAGCGGCATCGGGCTGTCGTTGGTCGCCGGCATTGCGCGCCTGCATGGCGCGACGATCGAAACCAGCGATGGCAGCGAAGGACGCGGCCTGTGCGTACGCGTGGTGTTTGCCGGCAACAGCGCGCCAACTGCCGAGGGCAGCTGA
- a CDS encoding DUF3313 domain-containing protein, with the protein MPVCFIARCCTLAVVGILLTGCASTGPMPYRQLPSSNYLRPHDGSRGDRMPYTYHSDVDWTHYRAAIIEPVAIYRGPDAQFENVPEQDKRMLAEVMQQDFGNAIARRWRPTTSADRDTLRVRVTLTGAKPGKRVLGTIMKVDLGGGSYNAVQAARGKEGAFSGSVSYAVEIFDAQSDRLLAAYVEKQYPSAMNIKASLGAYDAAKAGIRKGAEQLVEGIE; encoded by the coding sequence ATGCCCGTCTGTTTCATCGCGCGTTGTTGCACGCTCGCTGTTGTCGGCATCCTCCTGACTGGCTGCGCCAGCACCGGCCCCATGCCGTATCGCCAGTTGCCATCGTCCAATTACCTGCGCCCGCATGACGGCAGCCGCGGCGACCGCATGCCGTACACGTATCACAGCGACGTGGACTGGACGCACTACCGCGCAGCCATCATCGAGCCGGTCGCCATTTATCGCGGGCCGGATGCGCAGTTCGAAAACGTGCCGGAGCAGGACAAGCGCATGCTGGCCGAGGTCATGCAGCAGGACTTCGGCAACGCCATTGCGCGGCGCTGGCGCCCGACGACATCGGCCGATCGCGACACCTTGCGCGTTCGCGTCACCCTGACCGGCGCCAAGCCGGGCAAGCGCGTGTTGGGCACCATCATGAAGGTGGATCTGGGCGGCGGTTCGTACAATGCCGTACAGGCCGCGCGCGGCAAAGAGGGCGCATTTTCCGGCTCGGTCAGCTATGCGGTGGAAATCTTCGATGCGCAAAGCGATCGCTTACTCGCCGCATATGTCGAGAAGCAATACCCCAGCGCAATGAACATCAAGGCCAGCCTGGGCGCATATGACGCGGCGAAAGCGGGAATCCGCAAGGGCGCAGAGCAGCTGGTCGAAGGGATCGAGTAG
- a CDS encoding Do family serine endopeptidase: MRPLPTLLTLSLAAAFGGFAATGINAWLDNRAEATPAAATNFTLPAAAALPAAVAGQPVPSLAPMLQQAMPAVVSVNTKQVVRVRNPFFNDPILRRLFPEIPQDRINESLGSGVIIDAQKGYVLTNHHVIENADDVQVTLGDGRTVKADFIGSDADTDIALIRIKADKLTDIKLADSNALRVGDFVVAIGNPFGFTQTVTSGIVSAVGRSGIRGLGYQNFIQTDASINPGNSGGALVNLQGQLVGINTASFNPQGSMAGNIGLGLAIPSNLARNVVEQLVTKGVVVRGTLGLETQNLTQQMLQGLGVDSLRGALVTRVLPGSAAAAAGVQPGDVVVAANDQRVDSAEALHNYEGLQAVGSAVTLDIRRDGKPLKLKATLKEQDRAVTGDMLDPRLGGATFVDLPESLRQSGITGVMVSEVKRGGRAAANGLVSGDVIVASSVGEFADLASWRANFQRKPQQLVVRILRGNAQYDALMR; the protein is encoded by the coding sequence ATGCGACCGCTTCCCACCTTGCTGACGCTCTCCCTGGCCGCCGCCTTCGGTGGCTTTGCCGCCACCGGCATCAACGCTTGGCTGGATAACCGCGCCGAGGCCACGCCGGCCGCCGCGACCAACTTCACCCTGCCGGCAGCTGCCGCATTGCCGGCCGCGGTTGCCGGGCAGCCGGTGCCCTCGCTGGCGCCGATGCTGCAGCAGGCGATGCCGGCAGTGGTGAGCGTCAACACCAAGCAGGTGGTGCGGGTGCGCAACCCGTTCTTCAACGACCCGATCCTGCGCCGGCTGTTCCCGGAGATTCCGCAGGACCGCATCAACGAGTCGCTGGGCTCGGGCGTGATCATCGACGCGCAAAAAGGCTATGTGCTGACCAACCATCACGTCATCGAAAATGCCGACGATGTGCAGGTGACGCTCGGCGACGGCCGCACGGTCAAGGCCGACTTCATCGGTTCCGATGCCGACACCGACATCGCGCTGATCCGCATCAAGGCAGACAAGCTCACCGACATCAAGCTGGCCGACAGCAACGCACTGCGCGTAGGCGACTTTGTGGTGGCGATCGGCAACCCGTTCGGCTTCACCCAGACGGTGACCTCCGGCATCGTGTCGGCGGTGGGGCGTAGCGGCATTCGGGGCTTGGGTTATCAAAACTTCATCCAGACCGATGCCTCGATCAACCCCGGCAATTCCGGCGGTGCGCTGGTCAACCTGCAGGGCCAGCTGGTCGGCATCAACACCGCCAGCTTCAATCCGCAGGGCAGCATGGCCGGCAATATCGGCCTGGGGTTGGCGATTCCCTCCAACCTGGCGCGCAACGTGGTCGAGCAGCTAGTGACTAAGGGCGTGGTGGTGCGCGGCACGCTGGGGCTGGAAACCCAGAACCTCACCCAGCAGATGCTGCAGGGCCTGGGTGTGGACTCGCTGCGCGGTGCGTTGGTGACGCGCGTATTGCCCGGCTCTGCGGCAGCCGCGGCCGGCGTGCAGCCGGGCGATGTGGTGGTGGCCGCCAACGATCAACGCGTGGACAGCGCCGAAGCGCTGCACAACTACGAAGGCCTGCAGGCGGTTGGCAGCGCGGTGACGCTGGACATCCGTCGCGATGGCAAGCCGCTCAAGCTCAAGGCCACGTTGAAGGAACAGGACCGCGCGGTCACCGGCGACATGCTCGACCCGCGATTGGGCGGCGCCACATTTGTGGACCTGCCCGAGTCGCTGCGTCAGTCCGGCATCACCGGCGTCATGGTCAGCGAGGTCAAACGTGGCGGACGTGCGGCGGCCAATGGCCTGGTCTCCGGCGATGTGATCGTGGCCAGCAGCGTGGGCGAGTTTGCGGACTTGGCAAGTTGGCGTGCCAATTTCCAGCGCAAACCGCAGCAACTGGTCGTGCGTATCCTGCGCGGCAATGCGCAGTACGACGCGTTGATGCGTTGA
- a CDS encoding phage holin family protein, with protein MSDQASTAAGSGAPEARPESPGLDESVRAVGAAGRATLGSAKDASRALRRLVSADLRLARSAFGRGLAWACVAIVFGASSWLLLAGAIIALLQRAGLSWFQAMFFTALASLLVTGIAAWRVFFYFDHTGMNATRRQLVKLGIFDDSNEDDTASASASEGHP; from the coding sequence GTGAGCGATCAGGCTTCTACAGCTGCCGGTTCCGGCGCGCCAGAGGCGCGTCCGGAATCCCCGGGACTGGACGAAAGCGTACGTGCGGTCGGCGCTGCCGGCCGCGCAACGCTGGGATCGGCGAAGGACGCTAGTCGCGCATTGCGGCGCCTGGTGTCGGCCGACCTACGGCTGGCACGCAGTGCATTCGGGCGTGGCCTGGCATGGGCGTGCGTAGCGATCGTCTTCGGCGCGTCCTCTTGGCTGTTGCTGGCAGGCGCCATCATTGCCTTACTGCAACGCGCCGGGCTGTCGTGGTTTCAGGCGATGTTTTTTACTGCGTTGGCCAGTCTGCTGGTTACCGGCATTGCGGCGTGGCGGGTGTTCTTCTACTTCGATCACACCGGCATGAATGCAACGCGGCGCCAGTTGGTCAAGTTGGGCATCTTCGACGATTCCAATGAGGACGACACTGCTTCCGCATCTGCCAGTGAAGGGCATCCATGA